Proteins encoded together in one Lysinibacter cavernae window:
- a CDS encoding bifunctional o-acetylhomoserine/o-acetylserine sulfhydrylase, with product MTDSASWKFETKQVHSGAQPDPTTNARATPIYQTTSYVFNNSDHAKSLFALAEFGNIYTRIQNPTQDVVEQRVAALEGGTGALLVASGQAAETYAVLNIAQAGDHIVSSSSIYGGTYNLFKYTLARLGIETTFVEDQDDAEEWRRAVRPNTKLFFAETIGNPKINILDIEKVAGVAHDAGVPLIVDNTIATPYLIRPFEFGADIVVHSATKFLGGHGTTIGGVIVDGGTFEWSKNVEKFPGLTEPDPSYHGVSYTGALGDSIAYIIKARVQLLRDLGAAIAPTSAWQLIQGIETLSLRIERHVQNTQEVAEWLDNHPDVASVNYSGLPSSPWYASANKYAPKGVGAVLSFELKGGVDAGRALVDNLELFSHLANIGDVRSLVIHPASTTHSQLTPEQQLTAGVTPGLVRLSVGIENVADLRADLEKGFAAARSVVAEARAQA from the coding sequence ATGACCGATTCAGCATCGTGGAAGTTTGAAACCAAACAGGTCCACTCCGGCGCGCAGCCAGACCCAACCACCAACGCGCGGGCCACGCCCATCTACCAAACGACGTCCTACGTATTCAATAACTCCGATCACGCCAAGAGCCTCTTCGCCCTTGCCGAGTTTGGCAACATCTACACGCGCATCCAGAACCCGACTCAGGATGTTGTTGAGCAGCGCGTCGCGGCACTCGAGGGCGGCACCGGCGCACTCCTCGTAGCCTCAGGCCAGGCAGCAGAAACCTATGCTGTGCTGAACATCGCGCAGGCAGGCGACCACATCGTCTCGTCAAGCTCGATCTACGGCGGAACGTACAACCTCTTCAAATACACGCTCGCCCGCCTCGGCATCGAGACCACCTTCGTTGAGGACCAGGACGACGCCGAGGAGTGGCGCCGCGCCGTTCGCCCGAATACCAAGCTGTTCTTTGCGGAGACCATCGGAAATCCCAAGATCAACATTCTCGACATCGAGAAGGTCGCAGGTGTCGCCCACGACGCAGGCGTTCCGCTCATCGTTGATAACACGATCGCGACGCCGTACCTCATCCGCCCGTTTGAGTTCGGTGCCGACATCGTGGTTCACTCGGCCACCAAGTTCCTTGGCGGACACGGCACCACCATCGGCGGCGTCATCGTCGACGGCGGCACCTTCGAGTGGTCAAAGAACGTCGAAAAGTTCCCTGGCCTCACCGAGCCAGACCCGTCGTACCACGGCGTGAGCTACACGGGCGCCCTCGGCGACTCCATCGCCTACATCATCAAGGCGCGTGTGCAGCTGCTCCGCGACCTCGGCGCCGCGATTGCCCCAACGAGCGCGTGGCAGCTCATCCAGGGCATCGAAACCTTGTCGCTGCGCATCGAGCGCCACGTGCAGAACACGCAGGAAGTCGCCGAATGGCTCGACAACCACCCGGACGTTGCGAGTGTGAACTACTCGGGCCTGCCATCAAGCCCCTGGTACGCCTCGGCAAATAAGTACGCGCCAAAGGGTGTTGGAGCGGTGCTCAGCTTCGAACTCAAGGGCGGGGTGGATGCCGGCCGCGCGCTCGTTGACAACCTCGAATTATTCTCACACCTTGCCAACATTGGAGACGTGCGCAGCCTCGTCATCCACCCGGCCTCGACCACCCACTCGCAGCTGACTCCTGAGCAGCAGCTCACGGCAGGTGTGACGCCTGGCCTCGTGCGCCTCTCGGTTGGCATCGAGAATGTGGCCGACCTGCGCGCCGACCTCGAAAAGGGCTTCGCTGCCGCACGCAGCGTTGTTGCTGAGGCTCGCGCTCAGGCATAA
- a CDS encoding J domain-containing protein has translation MGESAAERTPYEVLGVAVTVSAEDLRRAYRRLARETHPDAGGTAVRFHAVQAAWELLGDEAKRSAYDRGSDPAASRARAAPAAPESGTRLRARSFGVPGREARDAYRAWMRDWAETAAGMRMEDILGWRLTPDLFEDPAVIRSAPLPARLLLARAHAAEATARTVASLGMGFSVWHDVAVPGASASGAAGASGAPTIDHVVLGATGLFAVRSADWGSEVRLVRDELTGPGLGDSEYPLRDLARNAGLLSRSLGIRFTGLLIVVPDAALPGVAAEATQSAKPLGVVVRRSVLPQLLREGLGGTERTSLGNVYEYRARLQQGIRHGA, from the coding sequence ATGGGTGAGAGTGCCGCCGAACGGACCCCGTACGAAGTGCTCGGCGTTGCCGTCACCGTTTCGGCTGAGGATCTTCGGCGCGCGTATCGTCGCCTGGCAAGGGAGACGCATCCGGATGCTGGAGGCACCGCGGTTCGGTTTCACGCGGTGCAGGCTGCGTGGGAACTTCTCGGCGACGAGGCAAAACGTTCCGCCTACGACAGGGGCTCAGACCCTGCAGCAAGCCGCGCGCGTGCTGCACCGGCGGCGCCTGAATCGGGCACGCGTCTTCGTGCCCGTTCGTTTGGGGTTCCAGGGAGAGAAGCCCGCGACGCGTATCGGGCCTGGATGCGCGACTGGGCGGAGACGGCGGCCGGTATGCGTATGGAGGACATCCTTGGCTGGCGCCTCACCCCTGACCTCTTTGAAGATCCGGCAGTGATTCGTTCTGCCCCGCTCCCGGCGCGGTTGCTGCTTGCGAGGGCACACGCGGCCGAGGCGACTGCCCGCACGGTTGCGTCCCTTGGCATGGGATTTTCGGTGTGGCACGACGTTGCGGTCCCAGGCGCGTCGGCGTCGGGAGCTGCTGGCGCGAGCGGCGCGCCAACAATCGACCACGTGGTGCTCGGTGCCACGGGCCTATTCGCCGTCCGCTCGGCCGATTGGGGGAGCGAAGTTCGGCTGGTTCGAGACGAACTCACCGGTCCAGGACTCGGCGATAGCGAGTATCCACTCAGAGACCTCGCCAGAAACGCGGGGCTGCTGTCGCGCAGCCTCGGCATCCGCTTCACGGGCCTGCTGATTGTGGTGCCGGATGCTGCCCTCCCCGGCGTCGCGGCCGAGGCAACCCAGTCGGCTAAGCCCCTCGGCGTCGTGGTCCGTCGGTCGGTACTTCCTCAGCTGCTCCGCGAGGGGCTTGGCGGCACGGAACGCACGAGCCTCGGCAACGTGTACGAGTACCGCGCCAGGCTGCAGCAGGGCATCCGCCACGGGGCATAG
- a CDS encoding MFS transporter, with protein MTALPQAVPQRRGSLVVSLIGFLFFVEIVSGILQGYYVPLISDLVKHLGLNNDADFNVFEGAQLLLSALVVPFLAKLGDMYGHKRILLVSTVLTAGATWWLAFANDFTSFLFAWTLQGFYVVWLPLEIALIFDRARKSKRAASETRRAAAFLVVALETGAILGAVGAGQIFGLFGGSEDLAASMTPTLIIPAVAVTLAFFAILFGVPESTPLPGRSLDSVGFIILSLGLLFVTSGLTFLKFNGPGTWWVWVIIVAGVLSFIPFTRYELRQKDPAIDIRVFRQPTMWPVQVTAFLVGISLLGAQAPLSTYAGTDPDVYGYGLGLSAGQRSILIGVYLISMIVGALLLPVLSRRFTPRFALIIAAFLVALGYGLFLPFHLETWQVFTNMFIAGVGSGILMGALPSAAAAAAPIGQTGIATALSNTTKTIGGSFASSVFAIVLLIGVADAAASTASSLTGYLIVWSICSGGAIAAGFLLFVVPKVAFADSEVPVEVVSR; from the coding sequence CCTCTTTTTTGTGGAAATCGTGAGCGGCATTCTGCAGGGATACTACGTGCCACTCATCTCTGACCTCGTCAAGCATCTCGGACTCAACAACGATGCCGACTTCAACGTCTTCGAAGGCGCGCAGCTGCTACTCTCGGCGTTGGTGGTGCCCTTTCTCGCCAAGCTCGGCGACATGTACGGGCATAAGCGCATCCTGCTCGTCTCGACCGTGCTGACGGCCGGCGCGACCTGGTGGCTCGCCTTCGCGAACGATTTCACGAGCTTCCTGTTTGCGTGGACGCTGCAGGGCTTCTACGTGGTGTGGCTTCCCCTCGAAATTGCGCTCATCTTCGACCGCGCGCGGAAGTCGAAGCGCGCGGCATCCGAGACCAGGCGGGCGGCGGCCTTCCTCGTGGTTGCCCTCGAAACCGGGGCGATCCTCGGCGCGGTTGGTGCCGGGCAGATCTTTGGCTTATTTGGTGGGTCCGAGGATCTCGCAGCCTCGATGACCCCGACGCTCATCATCCCGGCGGTGGCGGTGACCCTTGCCTTCTTCGCGATCCTCTTTGGCGTGCCGGAATCGACCCCGCTGCCGGGGCGCAGCCTCGACTCTGTTGGGTTCATCATCCTGAGCCTCGGTCTGCTCTTTGTGACCTCTGGGCTGACGTTCCTGAAGTTCAACGGGCCAGGCACCTGGTGGGTCTGGGTCATCATTGTCGCTGGCGTGCTGAGCTTCATCCCCTTCACCCGCTACGAGCTGCGCCAAAAGGATCCGGCCATCGACATCCGCGTGTTCCGGCAGCCGACCATGTGGCCGGTGCAGGTCACAGCGTTCCTCGTTGGCATCAGCTTGCTGGGGGCGCAGGCACCGCTGAGCACCTACGCAGGAACGGATCCAGACGTGTACGGCTACGGGCTCGGGCTCAGCGCCGGGCAGCGATCAATCCTCATCGGCGTCTATCTCATCTCGATGATCGTTGGCGCGCTCCTGCTTCCAGTGCTGTCTCGCCGGTTCACCCCGCGCTTTGCGCTCATCATCGCTGCCTTCTTGGTTGCCCTCGGCTACGGCTTATTCCTGCCGTTCCACCTCGAAACCTGGCAGGTGTTCACGAACATGTTTATCGCCGGCGTCGGCTCCGGCATCCTCATGGGGGCCCTCCCCTCAGCGGCAGCTGCCGCCGCCCCGATCGGGCAAACCGGCATCGCCACCGCGCTCAGCAACACCACAAAGACCATTGGCGGCTCGTTTGCGTCGTCAGTGTTCGCAATCGTGCTGCTCATCGGGGTTGCGGATGCCGCGGCAAGCACGGCGTCGAGCCTCACCGGCTACCTCATCGTCTGGTCGATCTGTTCCGGCGGGGCGATCGCCGCTGGATTCCTGCTGTTTGTGGTGCCGAAGGTGGCGTTTGCCGACAGTGAGGTACCGGTCGAGGTCGTATCGCGCTGA
- a CDS encoding saccharopine dehydrogenase family protein — protein sequence MRILLVGAGGVGDAIAKIAARRSFYDHIVISDYDESRAQHTLDWIAQQHGPDIAGRFSTAQIDASKPEAVTAVAREHGATHVMNAVEPKFVESIFAGARAAGADYLDMAMSLSERHPERPYELTGVKLGDAQFAEADAWEAEGRLALVGMGVEPGMSDVFARYAVDHLFSEVDELGTRDGANLVVRDDEGNEIFAPSFSIWTTIEECLNPPVIWEEGRDWYTTEPFSEPEIFDFPEGIGPVECVNVEHEEVLLMPRWLKAKRVTFKYGLGEEFIGVLRTLNTLGLDSVEPLRVRSANGPVEVAPRDVVAAALPDPAQIGPRMTGKTCAGVWVTGTGTDGSPREVYLYHVSDNQWTMAEYNTQCVVWQTALNPVIALELLATGVWSGAGVRGPESFDAKPFLDLMALPVEDGGYGQAWGLEERTPTTE from the coding sequence ATGAGAATTCTGCTTGTAGGCGCAGGGGGAGTCGGCGACGCAATCGCCAAGATCGCCGCACGGCGCAGCTTTTACGACCACATCGTGATCTCGGACTACGACGAGTCGCGAGCGCAGCACACCCTCGACTGGATCGCGCAGCAGCACGGCCCTGATATTGCTGGCAGGTTCAGTACTGCCCAGATCGATGCGAGCAAGCCGGAAGCCGTCACCGCCGTCGCGCGTGAGCACGGCGCAACGCACGTCATGAACGCGGTTGAGCCCAAATTTGTGGAATCAATTTTTGCCGGAGCACGGGCTGCGGGGGCCGACTATCTTGATATGGCGATGAGCCTGAGCGAGCGGCATCCGGAGCGCCCCTACGAACTCACGGGTGTCAAGCTTGGCGACGCGCAGTTTGCCGAAGCGGATGCGTGGGAGGCAGAGGGGCGGCTGGCGCTCGTTGGCATGGGCGTCGAACCTGGCATGTCGGATGTGTTCGCCAGGTACGCGGTTGACCACCTGTTCAGCGAGGTCGACGAGCTTGGCACGCGAGACGGGGCAAACCTCGTGGTGCGCGACGACGAGGGCAACGAGATCTTTGCGCCGTCGTTCAGCATATGGACCACGATCGAGGAGTGTCTCAACCCGCCAGTGATTTGGGAAGAGGGCCGCGACTGGTACACAACCGAGCCGTTCAGCGAGCCAGAGATCTTTGACTTTCCCGAGGGCATCGGGCCGGTCGAATGTGTCAACGTTGAACACGAAGAAGTGCTCCTGATGCCGCGCTGGCTCAAGGCAAAGCGGGTCACGTTTAAGTACGGTCTTGGCGAGGAGTTTATTGGCGTGCTGCGAACGCTCAACACGCTTGGCCTTGATAGCGTCGAGCCCCTTCGCGTTCGGAGCGCAAACGGCCCTGTCGAGGTTGCGCCGAGGGATGTTGTTGCGGCCGCGCTGCCAGACCCCGCCCAGATCGGACCGCGGATGACCGGCAAAACCTGCGCTGGCGTTTGGGTGACGGGCACTGGAACTGACGGCTCACCGCGCGAGGTCTACCTCTATCACGTGAGCGACAACCAGTGGACGATGGCGGAGTACAACACCCAGTGCGTGGTCTGGCAGACGGCGCTCAACCCCGTCATTGCGCTCGAACTGCTCGCAACCGGCGTCTGGTCTGGTGCAGGCGTTCGTGGCCCGGAATCCTTCGACGCCAAGCCGTTCCTCGACCTCATGGCGCTGCCTGTCGAGGACGGCGGCTACGGTCAGGCCTGGGGCCTGGAGGAACGGACCCCGACCACGGAGTAA
- a CDS encoding SDR family oxidoreductase, with protein MTARQVVVTGASSGIGAATVRLFRSRGWSVIGVARRAEKLRALAEETGAHVIVADLTKPEDVQAMAARVAELGGATALVNNAGAALGQDRIEESSDDDWRQMFEINVIAVRNVTAALLPVLRDGAREHGAASILNVTSTAAYYPYIGGGGYNAAKYAARALTAVLRLELGGEPIRVLEVAPGMVQTEEFALNRFGGDAEKAAKVYDNVPEPLVAEDIAEAIVHAIELPPHVSNDVVIIKPVAQASIYQVHRGELSVRD; from the coding sequence ATGACGGCACGGCAGGTAGTTGTTACGGGAGCGAGCTCCGGAATAGGTGCGGCGACCGTTCGCCTGTTCCGCTCGCGAGGCTGGTCGGTCATCGGCGTTGCCCGGCGCGCGGAGAAGCTCAGGGCGCTCGCCGAGGAAACCGGTGCGCACGTGATTGTCGCGGATCTGACGAAGCCTGAGGATGTTCAGGCGATGGCCGCGCGCGTGGCAGAGCTTGGCGGCGCAACGGCTCTCGTCAATAACGCGGGTGCAGCCCTTGGACAGGACCGCATTGAGGAAAGCTCCGATGACGATTGGCGCCAGATGTTCGAGATCAACGTGATCGCGGTTCGGAACGTGACGGCGGCGTTGCTTCCCGTTCTGCGTGATGGTGCGCGTGAACACGGCGCTGCGAGCATCCTCAACGTTACATCGACGGCAGCCTATTACCCCTACATCGGTGGCGGCGGCTATAACGCCGCTAAGTACGCCGCCCGCGCACTCACCGCAGTGCTTCGGCTTGAGCTGGGTGGGGAACCCATCCGCGTGCTCGAAGTTGCCCCCGGCATGGTGCAGACGGAGGAGTTCGCGCTCAACCGCTTTGGCGGCGACGCCGAGAAAGCCGCGAAGGTGTACGACAACGTTCCTGAGCCGCTCGTCGCCGAGGACATTGCCGAGGCAATCGTGCACGCCATCGAGCTGCCTCCGCATGTGAGCAACGACGTGGTCATCATCAAACCGGTGGCACAGGCGAGCATCTATCAGGTGCACCGCGGGGAGCTGTCCGTTCGCGACTAA
- a CDS encoding APC family permease, with protein sequence MAKNRAEPTASVVPSGASDPGGKGLAAGTLGLVGSTVIGLASTAPVYSLAATLGYVVLAVGAQAPIAFILAFIPMFLVAFAYRELNNAVPDCGTTFTWGTKAFGPWVGWMGGWGVAIAGMVVLANLAQIGGKYFWLLINEELAQNTAIVTLTGVVFIALMTYISYRGMEIGEKLQNVLIIVQYAALILFVVFAVVSVLTGKAPEGSTTPEASWFDPFAFTSVESFTEAILLALFIYWGWDTCLALNEETKDPEKTPGRAALLSTVILLITYVGVTVAAMMYAGLGTGAMGLGNEGNSDDIFFALKDALFGPWAWLLVLAVMVSAVSSTQTTILPTARGTLAMAAYKALPKRFSYVHPKYKTPAFSTLVMGVVAIAFYVGMTIISENVLQDTILSLGLAIAFYYSITSFACVWYFRRELFTSFRNFIFKFLFPLLGGIMLAAAFIKSIYDMLNPDYGYTIIWNIGGVFVIGVGSLVIGAVLMIVWAFFEGSKPFFRGESLNEHTAVLVPDVDDIVIREPAVGDEPRS encoded by the coding sequence ATGGCAAAGAATCGGGCGGAACCGACAGCATCCGTAGTACCGTCAGGGGCGAGCGATCCAGGGGGCAAAGGGCTCGCAGCTGGCACGCTCGGGCTTGTGGGGTCAACGGTTATTGGCTTAGCCTCGACCGCCCCCGTCTATTCCCTCGCGGCGACGCTCGGTTACGTTGTTCTTGCGGTTGGTGCTCAGGCGCCAATCGCTTTTATTTTGGCCTTCATCCCGATGTTCCTGGTTGCGTTTGCGTATCGCGAGTTGAATAACGCGGTGCCTGACTGCGGCACGACCTTTACCTGGGGAACCAAGGCCTTTGGCCCTTGGGTTGGCTGGATGGGCGGCTGGGGTGTTGCGATCGCCGGAATGGTCGTACTCGCCAACCTCGCGCAGATCGGCGGCAAGTACTTCTGGCTGCTCATCAACGAGGAGCTCGCCCAGAACACGGCGATTGTGACGCTCACCGGAGTGGTGTTCATTGCGCTCATGACCTACATCAGTTATCGGGGCATGGAGATTGGCGAGAAGCTACAGAACGTGCTCATCATCGTGCAGTACGCGGCCCTCATCCTGTTTGTTGTCTTTGCGGTGGTTTCTGTGCTGACTGGCAAGGCTCCGGAAGGCTCAACGACGCCAGAAGCCAGCTGGTTTGACCCGTTTGCGTTTACGTCGGTCGAAAGCTTTACCGAGGCCATCCTGCTCGCCCTGTTTATCTATTGGGGGTGGGATACCTGCCTCGCGCTCAATGAGGAGACCAAAGACCCGGAGAAAACGCCAGGCAGGGCAGCCCTGCTGTCAACGGTGATCCTGCTGATCACGTACGTTGGCGTCACCGTCGCAGCCATGATGTACGCGGGGCTTGGCACCGGGGCGATGGGCCTCGGCAACGAGGGCAACTCCGACGATATTTTCTTCGCCCTTAAGGATGCCCTGTTTGGCCCGTGGGCCTGGCTGCTGGTGCTCGCCGTGATGGTGTCGGCGGTTTCGTCAACCCAGACGACCATCCTCCCGACCGCGCGAGGGACCTTGGCGATGGCCGCCTATAAGGCCCTCCCAAAACGGTTCAGCTACGTGCACCCGAAGTACAAGACGCCTGCCTTCTCAACGCTTGTCATGGGGGTTGTCGCGATTGCGTTCTATGTTGGCATGACAATCATCAGCGAGAACGTGCTGCAAGACACGATCCTGTCGCTCGGCCTTGCCATCGCGTTCTACTACTCGATTACGAGCTTTGCCTGCGTCTGGTACTTCCGTCGCGAGCTGTTCACCTCGTTCCGCAACTTCATCTTCAAATTCCTGTTTCCGCTGCTCGGCGGGATCATGCTCGCGGCTGCCTTTATCAAGTCCATCTACGACATGCTCAACCCTGACTACGGGTACACGATCATCTGGAACATCGGCGGCGTCTTTGTGATTGGCGTCGGCTCGCTTGTGATCGGGGCTGTCCTCATGATCGTCTGGGCGTTCTTTGAAGGATCGAAGCCGTTCTTCAGGGGCGAGAGCCTCAACGAGCACACGGCCGTGCTCGTGCCGGATGTTGACGACATCGTGATCCGCGAACCCGCCGTTGGCGACGAACCCAGGTCCTGA